A single window of Thiohalorhabdus sp. Cl-TMA DNA harbors:
- a CDS encoding BTAD domain-containing putative transcriptional regulator: MKAGVIRIQLLGALEARGPGEAWIAPRGTAVRALLAYLLAGPEERPTRERLSLLLWPDAEPDAVLGRLRQVLIKLEGQLSDLLPGRYLLRDRNSVGIDPAAPLETDWGELQRLLNQGAPRRAVGLVGGQALADTAPTSPELEEWMEAFRCRAQVAQLAILEDAASAALKAGAPAEARRHADHMLTLEPWHEQGHRLMMEALTALGAPGAAMAQFESCRAVLRKALDSEPEEATCAAAEAVRQAAQHPVTTLPAPYAQDPRSWLHPLPRKKLEHLFRVLDEDGDGFLEETDFLRKVERLREPFRVGRGSATLETARGYLQGWWQLMAPWAGGDHSAGGLSLSDWLRFWWSQQQIAGEVLEDLPGAYSSHDRLTTELLFRITDRSSQGHLTERDFALWLTSWTPHLDVDAPRAYRHLTAGNGLLDVNAVVRATYEFKFGTMPGTAGDALFGLLP, translated from the coding sequence ATGAAAGCCGGGGTGATCCGGATCCAGCTTTTGGGGGCACTGGAAGCGCGCGGTCCGGGCGAAGCATGGATCGCCCCGCGCGGCACCGCCGTGCGCGCGCTGCTCGCCTACCTCCTCGCAGGACCGGAGGAGCGGCCCACGCGCGAGCGCCTGAGCCTGCTCCTTTGGCCCGACGCGGAGCCGGACGCGGTCCTGGGAAGACTGCGCCAGGTGCTCATCAAGCTGGAGGGGCAGCTGTCCGACTTGCTCCCGGGCCGCTACCTCCTGCGCGACCGCAACAGCGTGGGCATCGACCCCGCTGCGCCACTGGAGACCGACTGGGGCGAGCTGCAGCGGCTGCTGAACCAGGGGGCGCCCCGCAGGGCGGTCGGGCTGGTGGGCGGCCAGGCGCTCGCGGATACGGCCCCGACCTCCCCGGAGCTGGAGGAATGGATGGAGGCCTTCCGGTGCCGGGCCCAGGTGGCCCAGCTGGCGATCCTGGAGGACGCCGCCAGCGCGGCTCTGAAGGCCGGAGCCCCCGCGGAGGCTCGCCGCCATGCCGACCACATGCTCACCCTGGAGCCGTGGCACGAGCAGGGGCACCGGCTCATGATGGAGGCGCTCACCGCCCTCGGCGCCCCCGGGGCGGCCATGGCGCAGTTCGAAAGCTGCCGCGCCGTCCTCCGCAAGGCGCTGGATTCGGAGCCCGAGGAGGCCACCTGCGCCGCCGCCGAGGCCGTCCGCCAAGCCGCGCAGCACCCGGTTACGACCCTGCCCGCCCCGTACGCCCAGGACCCCCGGTCCTGGCTCCATCCGCTGCCGCGCAAGAAGCTGGAGCACCTTTTCCGGGTCCTCGACGAGGACGGGGACGGTTTCCTGGAGGAGACGGATTTCCTGCGCAAGGTGGAACGGCTCCGGGAGCCCTTCCGGGTGGGGCGGGGCTCGGCGACCCTGGAAACGGCGCGCGGCTATCTGCAGGGCTGGTGGCAGCTCATGGCGCCCTGGGCGGGCGGCGACCATTCCGCGGGCGGCCTTAGCCTCTCCGATTGGCTGCGGTTCTGGTGGAGCCAGCAGCAGATCGCCGGCGAAGTGCTGGAGGATCTGCCCGGGGCCTATTCCTCCCATGACCGGCTCACCACCGAGCTCCTCTTCCGCATCACCGACCGCTCCAGCCAGGGCCATCTCACCGAGCGCGACTTCGCGCTCTGGCTGACGAGCTGGACGCCCCACCTGGATGTGGACGCGCCCCGCGCCTACCGCCACCTCACCGCCGGAAACGGCCTCCTGGACGTGAACGCGGTGGTCCGCGCCACCTACGAGTTCAAGTTCGGCACCATGCCCGGCACGGCCGGCGACGCCCTCTTCGGCCTGCTGCCGTAA